One Flavobacterium sp. CBA20B-1 genomic window, GGATTTTAGTCTGTTGCCAGACTGCCTGTACTGCGCATCAAATAGCCTTAAACTAAAGCCGGAAAATTTTACGGTGGTAGAAACACATCGTTTTGAAAGCCTCGACAGCAGTCCTGATAACAATGCAGTGATTTATGCCATATCGTCCACTGACGGTAAGAACAAAGGAGTTCTTGTTGATGCCTATGGTACTTATGCCGAAGAAATGACCCATGAGATGGCAAAAAGATTAAATACATATCACTTTTAAAACCTTTTGTT contains:
- a CDS encoding phosphoribosylpyrophosphate synthetase gives rise to the protein MVQYNDMVQALNELKQRGYDMDFSLLPDCLYCASNSLKLKPENFTVVETHRFESLDSSPDNNAVIYAISSTDGKNKGVLVDAYGTYAEEMTHEMAKRLNTYHF